One window from the genome of Cryobacterium sp. GrIS_2_6 encodes:
- a CDS encoding Xaa-Pro peptidase family protein: MTTATFGTNAVDWEERIQFDRLRTDRLAKLRRELATSDLGAVLAFDFSNIRYMSSTHIGTWAMDKLIRFSLLTRHSDPIVWDFGSAAKHHQLYNPWLQTTTAEADADPHAPHHGAVRPRAENGARAGISTLRGAFHPDAGIAEGVAKKIKRELEKFGLQNEPLGVDVIELPILMALQNEGIRVVDGQQVFLNARAVKTGDEIALLTQAASMVDAAYESLYEFLRPGVRENEAVGLVSKVLYDLGSEYVEGVNAISGERCSPHPHVFSDRLIRPGDPAFFDILHSYQGYRTCYYRTFAVGSASRAQHDAYKIARQYMDRAIALVRPGATTADIVKVWPTAQEFGFPDEEAAFALQYGHGVGLSIWEKPIFSRLVSLDHPEVLVEGMVFALETYWPSADGIGAARIEEEVVVTATGCQVITKFPAEDLLVAGQRYYSVGGPLSLVRDSQSHLNTAAGRGEAE; encoded by the coding sequence GTGACCACAGCCACTTTCGGAACCAACGCCGTCGACTGGGAGGAGCGCATCCAGTTCGATCGCCTCCGTACGGACAGGCTCGCCAAACTCCGGCGTGAGCTGGCCACCTCGGACCTCGGGGCCGTGCTCGCCTTCGACTTCTCCAACATTCGCTACATGTCGTCGACCCACATCGGAACCTGGGCCATGGACAAGCTCATCCGCTTCTCTCTGCTCACCCGGCACAGCGACCCGATCGTCTGGGACTTCGGGTCCGCGGCCAAGCACCACCAGCTCTACAATCCCTGGCTGCAGACCACGACGGCCGAAGCGGATGCCGACCCGCACGCTCCGCACCACGGCGCCGTCAGGCCCCGGGCCGAGAACGGTGCCCGGGCCGGAATCTCGACCCTCCGCGGAGCCTTCCACCCCGACGCGGGGATCGCCGAGGGCGTCGCCAAAAAGATCAAGCGCGAACTGGAGAAGTTCGGCCTGCAGAACGAGCCGCTCGGCGTCGACGTGATCGAGCTGCCCATCCTGATGGCACTGCAGAACGAGGGGATCCGGGTCGTCGACGGCCAGCAGGTGTTCCTCAACGCCCGGGCGGTCAAGACCGGTGACGAGATCGCACTGCTCACGCAGGCCGCGTCGATGGTGGATGCCGCGTACGAATCCCTCTATGAATTCCTGCGGCCGGGCGTTCGCGAGAATGAGGCAGTCGGCCTCGTCTCGAAGGTGCTCTACGACCTCGGATCTGAGTACGTCGAGGGCGTGAACGCCATCTCGGGCGAGCGTTGCTCCCCGCACCCGCACGTCTTCTCCGACCGGTTGATCCGGCCGGGCGACCCCGCTTTCTTCGACATCCTGCACAGCTATCAGGGCTATCGCACCTGCTACTACCGCACCTTCGCTGTCGGGTCGGCGAGCCGGGCGCAGCACGACGCCTACAAGATCGCCCGCCAGTACATGGACAGGGCGATCGCGCTCGTGCGCCCGGGTGCCACCACCGCCGACATCGTCAAGGTCTGGCCGACGGCCCAGGAATTCGGCTTCCCCGACGAGGAAGCCGCCTTCGCCCTGCAGTACGGCCACGGCGTCGGCCTCTCTATCTGGGAGAAGCCGATCTTCTCCCGGCTCGTGTCCCTCGACCACCCCGAGGTGCTCGTGGAGGGCATGGTCTTCGCCCTCGAGACCTATTGGCCGTCGGCGGACGGCATCGGGGCGGCCCGCATCGAGGAAGAGGTCGTCGTCACCGCCACCGGGTGCCAGGTGATCACCAAGTTCCCGGCAGAGGACCTGCTCGTCGCCGGCCAGCGCTACTACAGCGTCGGCGGACCGTTGTCCCTGGTGCGCGACTCCCAGTCGCACCTCAACACCGCCGCCGGTCGCGGCGAAGCCGAGTAG
- a CDS encoding alcohol dehydrogenase catalytic domain-containing protein, which translates to MRAAVYHADHDVRLEEVPVPIRAPGEALLEVLRSGMCGTDATEWKAGPLTFPVQHRHPVTGQAGPMIPGHEFVGKVLEVDESSHFSVGDVVASGAGVSCGVCERCAEGRTNLCDRYYTLGLNTDGGMAEFVSCPESTLVLVPEGLTIDLAGLAQPLAVGLHAARRSGVRDGDRVVLIGAGAIGSFVLAGLKSLVSADVTVIDFPGARLERARRLGATRVVEAGADAAARVAEAIGPFGADVVIEASGAPGQLNNALAMVRKGGTILQVGLPSAEQLVDIHSLVMREITVRTTLAHVCGTDLAPALGILATTNLGTELLDSVRPLDDLAEQLERLATGRLEGKVLFDPRQGTA; encoded by the coding sequence ATGCGCGCCGCCGTCTACCACGCTGATCACGATGTCCGCCTCGAGGAGGTGCCCGTACCCATCCGGGCTCCGGGCGAAGCCCTCCTCGAGGTGCTGCGCAGCGGCATGTGCGGAACAGACGCCACCGAATGGAAGGCCGGCCCGCTCACCTTCCCGGTGCAGCACCGCCACCCCGTCACCGGCCAGGCCGGGCCGATGATTCCCGGCCACGAATTCGTCGGGAAGGTCCTCGAGGTCGACGAGTCGAGCCACTTTTCCGTCGGCGACGTCGTCGCGAGCGGTGCGGGTGTGTCCTGCGGCGTCTGCGAGCGGTGCGCGGAAGGTCGCACGAATCTCTGCGACCGGTACTACACCCTGGGGCTGAACACCGACGGCGGTATGGCCGAGTTCGTCTCCTGCCCGGAGAGCACCCTCGTCCTCGTTCCCGAGGGGCTCACGATCGACCTCGCGGGCCTCGCACAGCCGCTCGCCGTCGGCCTGCACGCCGCCCGTCGGTCCGGGGTGCGTGACGGCGACCGCGTGGTCCTGATCGGGGCGGGGGCGATCGGCTCCTTCGTGCTCGCAGGGCTGAAGTCGCTCGTGTCTGCCGACGTGACCGTGATTGACTTCCCGGGGGCGCGACTCGAGCGAGCCCGTCGCCTCGGCGCGACACGGGTCGTCGAGGCAGGTGCGGATGCCGCCGCCCGCGTCGCCGAGGCCATCGGGCCATTCGGCGCCGACGTCGTGATCGAGGCGAGCGGAGCCCCAGGACAACTGAACAACGCCCTCGCCATGGTGCGCAAGGGCGGAACCATCCTGCAGGTCGGATTGCCATCCGCCGAGCAGCTGGTCGACATCCATTCGCTCGTCATGCGCGAGATCACCGTGCGGACGACGCTTGCGCACGTGTGCGGCACCGACCTCGCCCCTGCTCTGGGTATTCTGGCGACGACCAATCTGGGCACCGAACTTCTCGACTCTGTCCGACCTCTTGACGACCTCGCCGAACAGCTCGAGCGACTCGCGACGGGCCGGCTCGAGGGCAAGGTACTCTTCGATCCACGACAAGGGACAGCATGA
- a CDS encoding 2,3-butanediol dehydrogenase, with product MKAAVFHGAHDIRIEDVDGPPPLGSLDVLLRPYWCGICGTDLHEYAMGPIVIPAHPHPLTGATAPQILGHEFSAEVLEVGSGVRSVRVGQRVSVMPLLYCGSCYYCRRGLNHLCQSMACVGLSFASGGISELAVVPASHVSVLPDSVSDLQGALVEPGAVAAYGVDTAQVRPGDTVLITGAGPIGALASLYASALGARVFISEVNPTRVALARSLDVGEVIDPSKIDVAAWVKDQTEGIGVDAVIECSGNERALQTAIASVRSAGRISQTGLHTRQAAIDPMVLSEHDITLAGTWCYPVTDWPRIIDLIARGRYPVEKVVSAQISMADVVEKGFETLLSPTGDQVKVLVNAR from the coding sequence ATGAAGGCAGCAGTTTTCCACGGCGCGCACGACATCCGCATCGAAGACGTGGACGGGCCGCCACCCCTCGGCAGCCTCGACGTGCTGCTGCGGCCGTACTGGTGCGGCATCTGCGGCACAGACCTCCACGAATACGCCATGGGGCCGATCGTCATTCCCGCGCACCCGCATCCGCTCACCGGGGCCACCGCCCCGCAGATTCTCGGGCACGAGTTCTCGGCGGAAGTGCTCGAGGTGGGTTCCGGCGTGCGGTCGGTGCGCGTCGGCCAGCGGGTGTCCGTGATGCCGCTGCTGTACTGCGGCAGCTGCTACTACTGCCGCCGCGGCCTGAACCACCTGTGCCAGTCGATGGCCTGCGTCGGCCTGAGCTTCGCCTCCGGAGGAATCTCGGAACTCGCGGTCGTTCCGGCCAGTCACGTGAGCGTGCTGCCCGATTCCGTCTCCGACCTCCAGGGCGCCCTCGTCGAGCCGGGAGCCGTGGCCGCATACGGAGTCGACACGGCGCAGGTCCGGCCGGGGGACACCGTGCTCATCACCGGCGCCGGTCCGATCGGCGCGCTCGCCTCGCTCTACGCCTCGGCGCTCGGTGCGCGCGTGTTCATCTCCGAGGTCAACCCGACCCGCGTCGCGCTCGCGAGAAGCCTGGACGTGGGCGAGGTGATCGATCCGTCCAAGATCGACGTCGCAGCCTGGGTCAAGGACCAGACCGAGGGAATCGGTGTCGACGCGGTGATCGAGTGCTCGGGCAACGAACGGGCCCTCCAGACGGCCATCGCCTCGGTGCGCTCGGCCGGGCGCATCTCGCAGACCGGCCTGCACACCAGGCAGGCGGCCATCGACCCCATGGTGCTCTCCGAACACGACATCACCCTCGCAGGCACCTGGTGCTATCCCGTCACGGACTGGCCGCGCATCATCGACCTGATCGCCCGCGGCCGGTACCCGGTCGAGAAGGTCGTGAGCGCCCAGATCAGCATGGCGGATGTCGTCGAGAAGGGCTTCGAAACCCTCCTCTCGCCGACCGGCGACCAGGTCAAGGTCCTCGTCAACGCACGCTGA
- a CDS encoding zinc-binding dehydrogenase codes for MKALRFAEQNVPRIDELPIPAIGADEVLVAARSVGVCHSDIDLLEGRYIIPFEYPIIPGHEWSGEVVAVGNRVQDFAAGDRVVGECVIGEDHFGFSISGAAAEFFVARPEWLHKLPASVSYTNGALVEPFSVAFYALMRVGNVNASDTLVVLGAGPIGLAVTAAASALGAVTIVVEPSPERRDAALRLGARHAVHPDDIVEFLNEQTDGRGADVVVEASGRPAVMAQALELAAFRGRIAYIGIDVGREAPAKLGLIQSKELKITGSVGSPGVWPETLRFLAHTGIDLSPLVTQRFGAADALGALEAAHHPATTIKAHIEFDAVLPA; via the coding sequence ATGAAAGCGCTGCGCTTCGCGGAACAGAATGTTCCCCGGATTGACGAGCTGCCCATCCCTGCGATCGGAGCCGACGAAGTGCTTGTCGCCGCGCGATCCGTCGGGGTCTGCCACTCCGACATCGACCTGCTCGAGGGTCGGTACATCATCCCGTTCGAGTACCCGATCATTCCCGGCCACGAATGGTCCGGTGAGGTGGTCGCGGTGGGAAACCGGGTGCAGGACTTCGCGGCCGGCGATCGAGTCGTCGGCGAGTGTGTCATAGGGGAGGACCACTTCGGGTTCTCGATCAGCGGTGCGGCAGCGGAGTTCTTCGTGGCCAGGCCCGAATGGCTGCACAAGCTTCCCGCGAGCGTGTCGTACACGAACGGCGCGCTCGTCGAGCCGTTCAGCGTGGCGTTCTACGCGCTGATGCGGGTCGGGAACGTCAACGCGAGCGATACCCTCGTCGTGCTCGGTGCCGGACCGATCGGACTCGCCGTCACCGCGGCCGCCTCGGCCCTCGGCGCCGTGACGATCGTCGTGGAGCCTTCGCCCGAACGCCGCGATGCCGCGCTGCGACTCGGTGCCAGGCACGCCGTGCACCCGGACGATATCGTCGAGTTCCTGAACGAACAGACGGACGGGCGCGGAGCGGATGTCGTCGTCGAGGCGAGCGGCCGGCCGGCCGTCATGGCCCAGGCACTCGAACTCGCCGCCTTCCGGGGCCGGATCGCATACATCGGCATCGACGTCGGGCGCGAGGCGCCGGCGAAGCTCGGGCTCATCCAGTCGAAGGAGCTCAAGATCACCGGTTCGGTTGGCTCGCCCGGAGTGTGGCCGGAAACCCTGCGCTTCCTCGCTCACACCGGAATCGACCTGAGTCCGCTCGTCACCCAGAGGTTCGGGGCCGCCGACGCCCTGGGCGCTCTGGAGGCCGCGCACCACCCGGCGACCACGATCAAGGCGCACATCGAATTCGACGCCGTGCTGCCCGCATAG